Proteins encoded together in one Lepisosteus oculatus isolate fLepOcu1 chromosome 2, fLepOcu1.hap2, whole genome shotgun sequence window:
- the LOC138224488 gene encoding interleukin-1 beta-like, with protein sequence MMCDIEFDLSLALESDPDMTEVDCPLPAKNHGLRDDSFLPRRRCLLSPGLELEVESHPLHSFRHAATLIVALERMKKVQEKPLGTEFTGDTLFHFVIEQLVEEVCFDQQYQFNPTFTRRTQDLAHSIADQHNKSWKLNELPNGAAELLAITVQGPSSSKKVWLNLSTYVSLPPVSSQSQPVALGIGGRNLYLSCSESEGKPILQIEEILNKEDLRSIRSGSTAARFLFYKTDSGVSSSTFESVNCPGWYISTAIEEPCPVAMCHQHPNDRITSFMVKQQ encoded by the exons TCTACCGGCCAAG AATCACGGCCTGAGGGATGACTCCTTCTTGCCCAGAAGGCGCTGCCTCCTCAGCCCTGGGCTGGAGCTGGAGGTGGAGTCTCACCCTCTGCACAGCTTTCGCCACGCCGCCACACTCATCGTCGCCCTGGAGAGGATGAAGAAGGTGCAGGAGAAGCCGCTGGGGACAGAGTTCACTGGGGACACCCTGTTCCACTTTGTGATAGAGCAGCTGGTGGAAG AGGTCTGCTTTGACCAGCAGTACCAGTTCAACCCCACCTTCACACGCCGGACCCAGGACCTGGCGCACAGCATCGCCGATCAGCACAACAAGAGCTGGAAGCTGAACGAGCTCCCCAACGGAGCTGCTGAGCTGCTGGCCATCACTGTGCAAGGCCCCAGCTCCTCCAAGAAAG TGTGGCTGAACCTGTCCACATACGTCTCGCTGCCTCCAGTCTCCTCTCAGTCCCAGCCAGTGGCCCTGGGCATCGGGGGCCGCAACCTGTACCTGTCCTGCTCCGAGTCCGAGGGCAAACCCATCCTGCAGATTGAG GAGATCCTCAACAAAGAGGACCTGAGAAGCATCCGCTCCGGCAGCACCGCGGCCCGCTTCCTCTTCTACAAGACGGACAGCGGCGTCTCCTCCTCCACCTTCGAGTCGGTCAACTGCCCCGGCTGGTACATCAGCACGGCCATTGAGGAGCCCTGCCCAGTGGCCATGTGCCACCAGCACCCCAACGACCGCATCACCAGCTTCATGGTCAAGCAGCAGTGA